Within the Erigeron canadensis isolate Cc75 chromosome 6, C_canadensis_v1, whole genome shotgun sequence genome, the region TAGTATTTGAATCATGATTAATGATATCGAGTTGGTTAGGAACAAGTTAACGTGTTGATATGTTAGTGGAAGCAATGGCCCAACTTTTAGGAATTTAGGACCATATACATTTTTGTGGTAACTAGAAATAAGATATATGATACTAGTATAAGAATATCCGGTAGGTGATCAGGTTACTAAGTAAACTTAAAAGCCTTAGATGAGTTATATCCAACAATAAAGTTTATTATGACATATATAGAGtcggtttgatatatattaagattgttAATACTTTGTAAAGtttttgatataacatatatagagtcggtttgatatatattaagattgttAATACTTAACCTTACCAAAATGCAACTTGAACTAATACGGAAAACTGGGTTAGGGTTGTAAGATCTCGACTCGCTAATCCGCCAACTTTTGCTTTCTTTTGGTCGGGGTCGGATTGACCTTTTGGGTTATTAGGTCAATCCATTAACCCAtaagtatataaatttatataatgttttttaaaaggtcGACTCACCAATTTATTTGATCCGACAACACACAgtcatttgaattgaaatcaaCCTGTCAACTCACCAATCCATTTAATACGCTAACTCACCAACCCATGTGACCCGAAATCAACCAACCCATTTAACGCCCCATTGAGTTTTTAACACCATGATTATATGTGATACCTATGGGTAGGTTAATTTCAATTCGTCAACTTGCCACCCGCCAACTCAAACAATATGGAATTGCAACGTCTTtggtatatttttattttacttacaAAACATGTACTaatttatgtaaatggatttGATCATTTGTGTCatgtcatttttttctctttgtattCTAAGTAATATATCTATGTTCTCTTATAAACTATTTTAGCCCCTTTCTCAAGTTACATGTGTGCTATTTAAATTACCCTTcatctttattcattaatttaaatattgtaACTTTATATACCTATTTTATCCTTGTATGTTTATAATACCTATCACTTAACTGCTAAATTACATACACTACCCCTTATAACGTGCTTACGTTCAGAAAAAGTACCTGCAATACTCATTGGtgcagccaccaccaccactagttgtcgcaccaccaccacactgtcGTCGGTGCATCGTATGATCACttatcaatatatgtatatatatataataaaaaaattattggtgTCCATATATTATAGAGGCAAAAGGTAAAAATAGACAATATTAAATATGGAAAGTAagagtttaaaaaattaatttaaagcACTGTATTGTCAAGAAAAAGATCTAGaatttatatttgaaataatattattttttatgacaTAAGATAATGATCTCCAAACAAATTGAATAGCATTgtgatatgttaaaaaaatagcTTCATGTTACGgtaataatatttaaatgttTGAATGTGTAGACTGcgtttaagtaaaaaaaacaaagtcttttaaaaaaatgtttacttCAAGTAACTTGTTTTTTAAAtctcatttttaatttgaaaatgttTGGATATATACCATGATTAATATAGAAAGTATAGTTGTTTGGATACATTTAACAATGTTGAtggtatatttttaaaaaatatttcaatataatacTCAAAGTTTTAATACATAGATCAATgttttattaacaaaaatagcaaactaaattttaaagtataataaattaacatttaatgttgatgatgtcataatctTTAGTGTATTAGATTTGAGCTTAAAATCTGATGTTCTAATAATCAGCTCTAATGTTCTAATAATCGAATGATGGAGATAccatataaaagttataataatgTGACGGTTCAAGCACTTTGTTTGATTGCTTTCTTCCTTTGGTACAATATGACTTCAACTATCATCGcatgtttttatcttttcattatgAGCAGTTGATCATTTCATCATCTATTGAGATGAGATGAGACAATATGTGACGGTTGCACTATTTTAATAATTCAATGTTATTTTTCATTATCATTGGAGATCTTGATGAATTGatttattatcatttattattCTGATATTGGTAATATATatgttcttcgttagtggtactagtcgaatatatatgtgatttcaCTTGTTTATCTTTAATCGATTGTCattagttcatggtatgatagtgtatatcattttaataataAGAACTGTTTTGTCAATTGTAACATTCGTGACTTTTGACCTTAATTGACTTGTAATTAAACGTAATTAAGTGAGGACGATTTCGTGAATGCATAGGCTTATTGAACGTTTTGCCGTTTAAATGATTAACGAATAGCTATTGGTCGAAATTAGCTGAGCGAGAGTCACTTTTGGACCTCTCTAGGCCAACCCCCAACCTCGACCACACACCCTCCACTCATTCACTCCTCCCTTATCTCATCTCTTTCATATCTCTTTATCTCATTTTACTTCCTCTCTAAATTCTTCATCCACCATCATAGATTCATCTTTTAATTCCAAAAATCTTGTGTTTTAGATGTTAAATGAACTAATTAAATCTTacaaccctaataataataatcatccaAAATCTAAGAATTTCAAGTATTTAAGTGTTCATCTTTTCTCAAAAGCTCCAAACCCGGATTTGAAGTCTTGAGGTGTTTTGGTAAGTGAAACCTAACTTAATTTCTCCATTTCatgtcattaaacatatttcTTAGTCAAATCTTATGAGTTCTTggttgatttcaggtcaaaAACGGATTTGAACCATTTAGGGTTTCGAATTGGTCATGAAAGATTTTGGGCAAgaaatgatgttatgaatcgaatctatgatatgggttatgtttatttatgttgaaatatgtttgtttaagctTCAAAATGAGTCTTCCTTGGTCGATTCTTGAGTCAAAAATGACGATTTATGGTGATATGGGTCGTGTTCTTCACTTTTGAGATGTTGCTGGTTTGTGCTGAACCGGGACTCATTGCGGGGCAACAAATATTTCAGAAATTTTAGTTGCGGCGCAACTAGCGGTGTTGCGGGGCaacactatcagtttcatcttTTTTCGTTTTTGACTCGTTTAAACTTTATCAAATCATTTCCTAACATCCTCCTGAACACTAATCAACCCAACAACATTATTTTGACTCTTATGATCAATCATGTCCCAAAATTTGAAATGTATGGGCGTATGTTGATGTATATGCATGTGTAACTATAGGTTGTGATCGTGTGACGAATATTGCTCGCTTGTAGATTAATCTAAACTTGTTGTAGCTgctcaaggtgagtttcgtaaaccctccctactcaattgagattcggacTGAAAAGTGTACATGCTTGTTTGATTTTTGCTTAATTGATTCATTAATTGTTCAATTGACGTAAtgacttgttgctcggttaACTATGCTTTCGATTATGATTATACGATGTGATTTGgttagttgtacatacatgtaAGACGATCTTACTTTCAatgagttggagatgtggtgggaaggctgcgggtgaccctatatataagcattaaaGATTCCTTGAAAGTAAAATCgtatgaagtgtatgtgcatCGTGTGGTTGTTAACTTAATACGTTATGATATGATTCGAGACATTTGTTTACATATTTGTTAGGATCGTTATGTACGTCTTATGCTCGTTATAATCGTTATGATCGTTATGTATGTCTTATGcacgttatgggtatttttatatccacgttatgagTATCTTCATAcacacgttatggattgttgaatccacgttatgggtatctttatatccacgttatgagTATCTTcatactcacgttatggattgttgaatccacgttatgggtatctttatatccacgttatgagtatctttatactcacgttatggattgttgaatccacgttatgggtatctttatatccatgTTACGAGTATCTTCATACTCACATTatagattgttgaatccacgttatgggtatctttatatccacgttatgggttgttGAGCCCACGTTGTTTAACGTTATTAATCGTTATATGAATCGTTGTTGTTAAACGTTGATTGTATTGATATTGTACTAACGTGATCCCTTTTAGGTTTTTCCTTGAAACGTGAgtaggtattctaatcctcgtatatcgttaacggttgttattcCGACACACTTGTTTCCTTTTACTTactcctacgaactcaccaactttatgttgactcgttttagtacacttttcaggtgaacaaaTTAGCTTCAAGATGATTGTTTGCTTGTTGATCATAgaattggacttggacttcttggatccgtgattcattgttCCCGATTAGGGGATTATGCTTATGTGTGATCCGGTTACTTGCACTATTGATTGGTTCGTAAGGATTACTTGaacctttttatgcatttagattTGCTCTACATAATTTtcatgtcgtgttgtgcttagtatgtaaccctcatgattccgccttgttggggtgttacagattaaccgttggtggtaccacgttgtcTTCACATAGATACCATTGTTAATTGGTTATTTAAACGAACTAGTTGATTAAGgaaattgttttaatatttggTGGTACCCGTTTTAAATGGACTTTAAATTGCATTACTTCAATAATTTGTTAAACAATAGTCATTGTGTTCAACCTTAGATTTACCAAGTAAACTATTTCTCATACAAGAGTGTGTAGTGTTCGATAGCTAGGTGATTCGTGATTTTAAATTTAAGACTTGAAATTACACATCACTCATCAAACTTGACGATAATGGAGACGAACTGGAAGCCCTTTCTCTGGAATAGGCATTTGGTCATATACTATTTTTTCATCAGGTATCAACAAGTCCCATTTAAGATTGGTGACGATGTTGTGAATGAACACAAGAACTTCTAGTCTTGAAAACTCTTTCCCTAAACACATCCTTGGGCCACCTCCAAATGGTACATATGTATATGGAGTCGGCCCTGAATCTTCAAACCTTGATGGATCAAATTTTGTCACGTCATCAAAGTTACCTTCATCTTTATGAGTCGATGTAGCACTCCAATATAACTGAAAATGCAACACAAGTACTCTGTGATTAATAGACAATATACTGACCGCGTTATATAAATAGACAATGGCACCACAAATACTATGTGTTTAATAGACAATATATTGACATCTACAATAATTATTGCTTTAAGCATTTGTACATTAAGCATTTTTGCACCACAAATGCAAAAATGTGTTATGTGTTTATCACTAGCAATAGACAATATATAGATAGAGAATATAAGCTTTTTAATTACCTTCCACCCCTTGGGTATCGTATAGCCTGCATACTCGAAATCCACCAGCGCTTCTCTAAAGGATCCGGGAATGGGTGGATTTAATCTCATGACTTCAGATACAACATTCCaagtatatttcattttttgaatGTCTTCCCATTTTAGCATTTCCCCTGCTTCTTTGTTCTTAGAGATCTCCAATTGCTCTGCAGGTAGAAATATGTCATTGTTTATTGAAAGTTagaccaatatatatatatagagggtaTGGAGTATATGGTTATTAGATACCTAACTTGGGTGTAGAATCactcacatcttgttttttcaATCCATGAAAAACATGGGCCcaagcatttatatatatatatattaaaatattggtatgtgaggggttctataccCAAGCTTGGGtatctaacagccacatactccattttctcatatatatatatatagtgaagtgatcaagtgagaaccaaaaTAATGGTGAGAACCGTGAAAACCCCTAAAAGATCATCTCAAAGGGCTTAGGCCTTAACTCTAAGGGCAAAACCCTTAGAGATGGTTTTTTAGTGGTTCCcacggttctcaccatataggttgttctcacttgatcccttcGCTATATAGCCTTCGCTATATATATACGAGGCCACGAGGGTAAGGTTTATGTCGCTGTTATACACCCAAGCTTGGGGTAGAAtcctcacatattgttttttttaatccataaaattcatggggaccaatcatttacatatatattaaaaaattagtatgtgagcgGTTCTACACCCAAACATGGGTGTATAACAGCCACATTACtccatattatatattattcagGAGAAGTCATTATGATAAACGTAAACTGACCATTCAACACCTTGTCATAAACATTAGGGTGTTCGCCAAGTCTTTTCATGATCAACGTAATAGAACAAGTGGATGTATCATGACCGGCAAAGAGTAGTAACAAGATGTTGTTTGCAATTTCCCACTCGGTCAAATACCTGCCATTCTCATCTGAAGATGTAAGCAAATGTGAGAGGAGGTCTTGTGAGGATGACGCCTTTCCTTCTTCTAGGGCTACTCTTCTTTCTTTGATAAGAGTCATAAGTTCGGTTCTAATAGAGGCCGCTGCTTTTTTTGAGCAATAAAATGGTGTGCCAGGGAAATCTATAGGAAGTGCGATGACCCCTTTCAAGAAGACGTCAAACAGGGAACCAAGTGTTGCAATGTGGTTTGGATCCTCCAGACTAAGAAATAACCGACACGCCAGCTCAAATGCGTATAACCTAACCGTTTGGTATACGTTCACCTCTTCCTTGCCTTCAATATTGGCATAAACAACATGACTCATATACTTTTATTTTGCTGGTAAGTgaagagaaatgaaacaagtgaATGTACTTGTAGTAAATAATGGAATTAATTACCTCTCCAGTGAGTTTCGATATGGCTACGTGTGACAACATCCATAGTAGCAGCATAATGACTAGCGAATGCATCAGGACCAAGATACGATAACAGCATCTTCCTCATCCACTTGGCTTCGTCACCACGAATTGTAACCAAACATTTACCAAAAATTTTCCTTACTGAAGTCGGCCACCAAGCTGCGACCAACTTGTTTTCGTTCccaaataaaaacttattacCTGCAGGACCATAAAACACAGCCATACGGTCGCCAAATATAGACGTCTTAAACACTAAAGGATTGCCGTGTTTCTTGATACGTTCTTGAAAAAATCTTTCTGGTTCTCCATCCCAGCCTGCTCGAAGTAGTGCCAGAGATTCTCCGATAAACGGCCATCCATAGCTTCCTGGTGGGAGATTGGCTAATTTGGTTGTTGACAAGTAGTTATTGTAAACAACCCACAAAGCATATGAGAAGATGAAAAGCAGAATGGCTGTTAGAACTTGAATCATGATGAATGATATATTAGGACTGTATACCTTTTTGTGATGACTATAAACACGATATCTGTATTACTTTTATAACCATTTAAGAGGGACATTTTGGGGTAATTAGTTATTTTGGGGTAATTAGTTGATGCTTATGGAATCTTTGCATGGTAAGCAGCAGGAGGTATGTTGGAAgcttatgatatttttatactaATAATGTTGAAAGAGGGAGATATCGTATCCTTTTCCAAAAATAAAGTAGTATGGATTTCAATTATTAATTAGCGGACAAtagttaattgattaaaaaggtcATCATTGAATGATGTTCTTTGTTGTCTTCAGAGTTATTTATTTGTAATGTGCAGTGTGCCCTTCAATTTACTTTGTTGTCTTCAGAGTTAAATGTTTGTAATGTGCAGTGTGCCCTTCAATTTATAAGTGAAGCCAATTTTGGCTTCACTTTGTTCTTAGTTTATGTTATCGTCTTTCCTAATCCAGCCTTGTTCTTATTTTATGTTATCGTCTTTCCTAATCCAGCCTTGATTTGTTGACTGATGTTATCATTAACTTATTTAAACAGTATCCAAAATGAAGAAATAAACTTAGAAGTTAAATTCGGCTACTGCAATGCCCACTCGGTGTGATGATTGCAACTAAAGAGTGGTTAAATATTCCTTCTAAAATATTAAGGgtaagtcaaaatatttttataagtaagaaatttgttaaaagaaattaaattttgcatgaatggaatttgatgt harbors:
- the LOC122605798 gene encoding beta-amyrin 28-monooxygenase-like isoform X1, coding for MIQVLTAILLFIFSYALWVVYNNYLSTTKLANLPPGSYGWPFIGESLALLRAGWDGEPERFFQERIKKHGNPLVFKTSIFGDRMAVFYGPAGNKFLFGNENKLVAAWWPTSVRKIFGKCLVTIRGDEAKWMRKMLLSYLGPDAFASHYAATMDVVTRSHIETHWRGKEEVNVYQTVRLYAFELACRLFLSLEDPNHIATLGSLFDVFLKGVIALPIDFPGTPFYCSKKAAASIRTELMTLIKERRVALEEGKASSSQDLLSHLLTSSDENGRYLTEWEIANNILLLLFAGHDTSTCSITLIMKRLGEHPNVYDKVLNEQLEISKNKEAGEMLKWEDIQKMKYTWNVVSEVMRLNPPIPGSFREALVDFEYAGYTIPKGWKLYWSATSTHKDEGNFDDVTKFDPSRFEDSGPTPYTYVPFGGGPRMCLGKEFSRLEVLVFIHNIVTNLKWDLLIPDEKIVYDQMPIPEKGLPVRLHYRQV
- the LOC122605798 gene encoding beta-amyrin 28-monooxygenase-like isoform X2, whose amino-acid sequence is MIQVLTAILLFIFSYALWVVYNNYLSTTKLANLPPGSYGWPFIGESLALLRAGWDGEPERFFQERIKKHGNPLVFKTSIFGDRMAVFYGPAGNKFLFGNENKLVAAWWPTSVRKIFGKCLVTIRGDEAKWMRKMLLSYLGPDAFASHYAATMDVVTRSHIETHWRGIGSLFDVFLKGVIALPIDFPGTPFYCSKKAAASIRTELMTLIKERRVALEEGKASSSQDLLSHLLTSSDENGRYLTEWEIANNILLLLFAGHDTSTCSITLIMKRLGEHPNVYDKVLNEQLEISKNKEAGEMLKWEDIQKMKYTWNVVSEVMRLNPPIPGSFREALVDFEYAGYTIPKGWKLYWSATSTHKDEGNFDDVTKFDPSRFEDSGPTPYTYVPFGGGPRMCLGKEFSRLEVLVFIHNIVTNLKWDLLIPDEKIVYDQMPIPEKGLPVRLHYRQV